The Ascochyta rabiei chromosome 15, complete sequence genome window below encodes:
- a CDS encoding Protein-tyrosine-phosphatase, producing the protein MDPRYNQQYGYPNGPNVPYTPPQPQNGYQQYGQPPQYPQQYPLPQMQMHHGYAQHQQQQRQPQVVIPRPQSQQYMPMPQQTYSPQQQYQQQPYQQPQYQQPPQQQTQYRQAPLPQPRPQPQPQVMIPQRAPTAMPYPQMSSPQLSSPNIRQVQMPVQRTSNAGISQMDGSQDMYRRQSMQQAPALPVSSSVQQTASHREPAQRPQQRHLHTPVQSQAPAPAPAQVRAPARAPTQAPTQAPTQAPTQAPTQAQQHQQHRPQPQVQVQITPKRTSSQSHTLSKPIQTTPTQHTPSAQTSSQPRSHPKVVIPRPPSHQLTSPTKTAQAQVPNKALPADLSVMLLSAADEYIAAARGMGSVIARQRRDGDIQQYHKLMSTAMGCMDTVLRNYNMQPRDEAKLRLRYASLLIEETDNTEIDEILSKGISLCARCRLQDLRYSMLHLQARYQFKTNHRAAFKALDKHISEAETFQQLAWVYAFRFLKVSLLLQSPDRVEAISALQHLHAILAYAEKRGDVAIAFACNALEAMVHLRSSAQDRIGEVQRAIAAARSLQSTMSAKQRGSFGTLFSVIDLACGVHQNAPDSAKSTALIQATADENDDGLGTEDGVFTVLLDRTPGGSLTTDTGGIFRKNSEGRDELVFAWLPREDVKALCFHICALDQGVHEKALQLVQEARSRTKDSLRKQSPYDISISTACAQTQWRKMLDWHATFTLGLIATHREEQAIAKDAVATLTRRAARPPYTDQQQYSQSLSYLEAIIDQTNGYFDSALATYSSDAFVIASKSSAPTLSSDFGILAALNRLLIARDPAHPDHQNVGTLLVQLRSACEDHPSQYVRMAYSLINALSTLDPSINRLKTLMNNATQKSHDLFKRTHNREFVVMALCYFTARFFIEPVTDKSSSAANAVRQHAKQSNRPLWMAVACGLMIKVFEHHNNVAETRKYQDVYEKVRVKLPLPLRGDDVDAEGEDDDDNRDLEFV; encoded by the coding sequence ATGGATCCACGGTACAACCAGCAATACGGCTATCCCAATGGCCCAAACGTCCCGTACACTCCGCCACAACCACAGAATGGCTACCAGCAATATGGCCAACCACCGCAGTACCCCCAGCAGTACCCGCTGCCACAAATGCAGATGCACCATGGGTATGCGCAgcatcagcagcagcaaagaCAACCTCAGGTGGTCATACCGCGACCACAGAGCCAGCAGTACATGCCAATGCCTCAGCAAACGTACTCGCCGCAGCAACAGTACCAGCAGCAACCATACCAGCAGCCGCAGTACCAGCAGCCGCCACAGCAGCAAACGCAGTACCGACAAGCGCCACTACCGCAGCCTcgaccacaaccacaaccacaggTCATGATACCTCAGCGAGCCCCGACCGCAATGCCCTACCCTCAAATGTCCAGTCCGCAGCTGTCCAGCCCAAACATAAGACAGGTGCAGATGCCGGTACAGCGCACAAGCAATGCTGGAATCTCGCAGATGGACGGCAGTCAAGATATGTATCGAAGGCAAAGCATGCAGCAAGCTCCTGCTCTGCCTGTGTCGAGTTCAGTACAACAGACGGCGTCTCACCGTGAGCCTGCGCAGCGCCCGCAGCAGAGACATTTGCATACGCCGGTTCAATCTcaagctccagctccagctccagctcagGTTCGAGCTCCAGCTCGGGCACCAACTCAGGCACCAACTCAGGCACCAACTCAGGCACCAACCCAGGCACCAACTCAAGcacagcagcaccagcagcaccgccCTCAACCACAGGTGCAAGTCCAGATCACGCCCAAACGCACTTCCTCGCAGTCGCATACGCTGTCGAAACCCATCCAGACCACGCCAACACAGCATACGCCGTCAGCGCAGACATCGTCACAGCCAAGATCCCACCCCAAGGTCGTCATACCAAGACCTCCGTCACATCAACTCACGTCTCCCACAAAGACCGCTCAGGCTCAAGTCCCAAATAAAGCGTTACCAGCCGATCTCTCCGTTATGCTGTTATCAGCAGCAGACGAATACATCGCTGCAGCGCGTGGCATGGGATCTGTGATTGCACGGCAGAGGAGGGATGGCGACATCCAGCAGTACCACAAGCTCATGTCGACTGCAATGGGTTGCATGGATACTGTGTTAAGAAACTACAACATGCAACCGCGTGACGAGGCCAAGCTACGCCTGAGATACGCAAGCCTGCTCATCGAGGAGACAGATAATACCGAGATCGATGAGATCTTATCGAAGGGTATTTCTCTTTGCGCTCGCTGTCGCCTTCAAGATCTCAGGTACAGCATGCTACACCTTCAAGCTCGTTATCAGTTCAAGACGAATCACCGCGCTGCCTTCAAGGCTCTCGACAAGCACATATCAGAGGCCGAGACTTTCCAACAGCTTGCCTGGGTGTATGCATTCCGGTTTTTGAAGGtttcgctgctgctgcaaagCCCCGATCGCGTCGAAGCAATATCTGCGCTGCAGCACCTGCATGCCATATTGGCTTATGCAGAAAAGCGTGGTGACGTGGCAATAGCTTTCGCCTGCAACGCGCTAGAGGCGATGGTCCATCTGCGATCCAGTGCTCAGGACCGTATAGGGGAAGTTCAGCGAGCCATTGCAGCAGCTCGGAGCTTGCAGTCTACGATGTCTGCGAAACAGCGGGGGTCGTTTGGCACGCTTTTCAGTGTCATTGACCTTGCGTGCGGCGTACACCAGAACGCTCCTGACAGCGCGAAGTCGACGGCATTGATACAAGCCACCGCAGACGAGAATGATGATGGTCTTGGAACCGAGGATGGCGTCTTCACCGTTCTGCTGGATCGAACGCCTGGTGGCAGCTTGACCACGGACACTGGTGGGATCTTCAGGAAGAACAGCGAGGGCCGTGATGAGCTGGTCTTCGCATGGCTGCCCCGAGAAGACGTCAAGGCTCTGTGTTTCCACATATGTGCTCTAGACCAGGGTGTACATGAGAAGGCACTCCAACTAGTCCAGGAAGCGCGTTCTCGAACCAAAGACTCTCTGCGCAAGCAATCTCCCTACGATATCTCCATTTCGACTGCGTGTGCACAAACACAATGGCGCAAGATGTTAGATTGGCACGCTACGTTCACCCTTGGGCTTATAGCGACCCACCGAGAGGAACAAGCAATAGCCAAAGACGCTGTGGCCACACTCACAAGGCGAGCAGCGAGACCCCCTTATACCGATCAGCAACAATACAGCCAATCGCTGTCGTATCTGGAGGCCATCATCGATCAGACGAATGGTTACTTCGACTCTGCGCTGGCCACCTACTCTTCGGATGCGTTTGTGATTGCCAGCAAAAGCTCGGCACCGACGTTATCAAGTGATTTTGGGATCCTCGCAGCGCTGAATCGCTTGCTCATTGCAAGGGATCCCGCCCATCCAGATCACCAGAACGTCGGCACGCTGCTTGTACAACTACGATCAGCCTGCGAAGACCACCCAAGCCAGTACGTCCGCATGGCATACAGTCTCATCAACGCCCTCTCAACGCTCGACCCATCCATCAACCGCCTGAAGACGCTGATGAACAACGCCACCCAAAAATCACACGACCTCTTCAAGCGCACGCACAACCGTGAATTCGTCGTCATGGCGCTATGCTACTTCACAGCACGCTTCTTCATCGAGCCCGTCACCGACAAGTCCTCCTCAGCCGCAAACGCCGTGCGCCAACACGCCAAGCAGAGCAACAGACCGCTCTGGATGGCGGTCGCGTGCGGCCTCATGATTAAGGTGTTCGAGCACCACAACAACGTCGCTGAGACGCGCAAGTACCAGGACGTCTACGAGAAGGTCCGCGTCAAGCTGCCCCTGCCACTGCGAGGCGATGATGTCGACGCCGAGGGCGAGGATGATGATGATAATAGAGATCTGGAATTCGTGTAG